A window of the Camelus ferus isolate YT-003-E chromosome 22, BCGSAC_Cfer_1.0, whole genome shotgun sequence genome harbors these coding sequences:
- the CNN2 gene encoding calponin-2 yields MSSTQFNKGPSYGLSAEVKNRLLSKYDPQKEAELRSWIEGLTGLSIGPDFQKGLKDGLILCTLMNKLQPGSVPKINRSMQNWHQLENLSNFIKAMVSYGMNPVDLFEANDLFESGNLTQVQVSLLALAGKAKTKGLQSGVDIGVKYSEKQERNFDDATMKAGQCVIGLQMGTNKCASQSGMTAYGTRRHLYDPKNHILPPMDHSTISLQMGTNKCASQVGMTAPGTRRHIYDTKLGTDKCDNSSMSLQMGYTQGANQSGQVFGLGRQIYDPKYCPQGPAADGAPGAAGDCPSPGEAPEYPSYYQEEAGY; encoded by the exons ctcctgtcCAAGTATGACCCTCAGAAGGAGGCGGAACTCCGCAGCTGGATTGAGGGACTCACCGGCCTCTCCATAGGCCCCGACTTCCAAAAGGGTTTGAAGGACGGACTTATCTTATGCAC ACTCATGAATAAGCTGCAACCAGGCTCAGTCCCCAAGATCAACCGCTCCATGCAGAACTGGCACCAG ctaGAAAACCTCTCCAACTTCATCAAGGCCATGGTCAGCTACGGCATGAACCCCGTGGATCTGTTCGAGGCCAACGACCTGTTTGAGAGTGGCAACCTGACACAGGTGCAGGTGTCTCTTCTTGCCCTGGCTGGGaag gctAAGACGAAGGGGCTGCAGAGTGGTGTGGACATTGGTGTCAAATACTCGGAGAAACAGGAACGGAACTTCGACGATGCCACCATGAAGGCGGGCCAGTGCGTCATCGGGCTGCAG aTGGGCACCAACAAATGTGCCAGCCAGTCGGGCATGACGGCTTACGGCACCAGGAGGCATCTGTACGACCCCAAGAACCATATCCTGCCACCCATGGACCACTCAACCATCAGCCTCCAGATGGGCACGAACAAGTGTGCCAGCCAG gtgGGCATGACGGCTCCAGGGACCCGGCGGCACATCTATGACACCAAGCTGGGGACAGACAAATGTGATAATTCCTCCATGTCCCTGCAGATGGGCTACACACAGGGCGCCAACCAGAGCGGCCAGGTGTTCGGCCTGGGCCGACAGATATACGACCCCAAGTACTGCCCGCAAGGCCCAGCAGCCGATGGAGCTCCAGGGGCTGCCGGTGactgccccagcccaggggaggccCCAGAGTACCCCTCCTACTACCAGGAGGAGGCAGGCTACTGA